The Thermomonospora curvata DSM 43183 DNA segment TCGTCGTCGTAGACGTCGTACTCGTCGTAATCGTCGTACTTATCGTCGTAGCGGTCGTCCTCAACCAGGCCGAGGTAGACCGCCATCTTGCGCATCGCGCTGGCCATACGCCCCTCCGTCGTCCTGTTGGTGCCGCACCTGGCGGACGCCGCCGCTGTGGCAGTAGCTCGGATGTGCTCCCGGCCCCGGCAGGGGCCGCTGTGGGGACATTACCTGACGATTGCGTTCCTGCCGCCGAGCAACGCCGTACCGATCCGCAGGTGTGTCGCTCCGCACGCGATCGCCTGTTCCAGATCCCCGCTCATCCCGGCGGAGATGATCGTGGCGGCGGGATGCTCGGCGCGCAGCTCGGCGGCGACCTGTGCCAGGCGTTCGAAGGCCGGGGCGGGGTCGGCGCCGAGCGGCGCCACGGCCATCACCCCGCCCAGTTCCAGCCCTTCGGCCGAGGCGATCTGCGCGGCCAGTTCCGGCACCCGCTCAGGAGCGGCGCCGCCCCGGCCCTCGGCGTGTTCTTCCAGCGACACCTGCACCAGGCAGCGCAGCGTCCGGCCGGCCCGCAGCGCGCCGGCCGACAGCGCCGACACCAGCCGGGAACGGTCCACGGAGTGGACCACATCGGCGTAACGGGCCACCGAACGCGCTTTGTTGGTCTGCAGCTGACCCACGAAATGCCAGGTCAACGGAAGGTCTGCGCATTGGGCGGCCTTGGGCGCGGCCTCCTGGTCGCGGTTCTCCCCCACGTGGGCGACCCCGAGCCCGGCCAGCAGGCGCACGTCGGAGGCCGGGAAGGTCTTGGTGACCGCGATCAAAGTGATCTGCTCGGGGTCCCGCCCCGCCGCGGCGCAGGCCGCGGCGATGCGCCGGCGAACCTTGTCGAGATTGGCCGCCAGTTCCCGGCGGCGGGCCTCGATCCCCGCCGCGGCGGCCGAGGATGCGTGGTCCACTACTTCAGGAACTCGGGGATGTCGAGATCGTCGTCCTCATCGAAGACGACCGGCCGGCGCCGCGGGACGGCGGGACCGGACGGGCCGCCTTCACTCTCGGCCTGCGGCCGGGGAGCGGACTGCTCCGGCTGGGGCCGAGGGCGTGAGGATGCGTCGGCCTGCTCCCGCTCGGCCTTGGCCGCGGAGGAGGACTCGCCGGAGGCGGCGGATCCGCCGGAGGGTGCGGACGGCCGGGAGGACTCCTCCTTGCCCGAGGCCGACCCGGAGGCGCCGGCGGTCCCCTCGCCCTCCTGCTTGGCGGAGCCGCTCTCCTGGCGGGGCGGCACCGGCTTGGGCGGCGCGGCCGGCGGGGTCGCGGCGGACGGGGACGCCGGCGGGCGGGGCGGCCGCACGGAGATGCTCTCGGAGCGGCCGATCTTGGTCGGGATGGGGTTGCTCTGCGGGGCGGCCGCTCCCGGTGCGGCGGGAGCGGAGGCGGGACGGTTCGCCGACGTCGGAAGCTTGCGGGTGTCCACCTCCGGCGCCGGCTTAGTAGGGCGGCCCTCGTCGAACCCCGCGGCGATCACCGTG contains these protein-coding regions:
- a CDS encoding YggS family pyridoxal phosphate-dependent enzyme produces the protein MDHASSAAAAGIEARRRELAANLDKVRRRIAAACAAAGRDPEQITLIAVTKTFPASDVRLLAGLGVAHVGENRDQEAAPKAAQCADLPLTWHFVGQLQTNKARSVARYADVVHSVDRSRLVSALSAGALRAGRTLRCLVQVSLEEHAEGRGGAAPERVPELAAQIASAEGLELGGVMAVAPLGADPAPAFERLAQVAAELRAEHPAATIISAGMSGDLEQAIACGATHLRIGTALLGGRNAIVR